One Campylobacter lari DNA segment encodes these proteins:
- the infB gene encoding translation initiation factor IF-2, translated as MADVKISEIAQELGYTSKEIIEKANEMGLEDIKSPNKKVSSEIAEAIYQYVQSGEILDVVKKVAKPKKESAAKKTSTKKEESKKEEKKTTTKKESKSLAKAVSEKKDEIKKEEKQPENPIKNEVLEEKKEEIKLDEKLGSNLNLAKRRGLVIVKKKKEESKETQINKEEKVSTQTTQGLSLSMIFSNSDENLKRKKKEKKNHPVASKKESTTKMDLLGDKDFADISLEDDDMVVLPDFSVKENKPAQPANKKQPNILKQSLNNSINPFGEGGIQRRSRKKPPKKVEKKESEAITSVSISKEIRVYEFAEKLGKNTGEVISKLFMLGMMTTKNDFLDEDAIEILAAEFGVEINIIDEADEFDYVKDYDENQTEENLSQRAPVITIMGHVDHGKTSLLDYIRKSRIASGEAGGITQHVGAYMVEKNGRKITFIDTPGHEAFTAMRARGASITDIVIIVVAADDGVKPQTKEAINHAKAANVPIIIAINKMDKENANPDMVKTQLAEMDIMPVEWGGSHEFVPVSAKKGDGIEDLLEIVLLQADILELKANPKAHAKASIIESSVQKGRGPVATIIVQNGTLRVGNTVVAGEAYGKVRAMSDDQGKALKEIGPGECGVIIGLSEVADAGETLIAVDSDKQAREYANKRHEYNRQKELSKSTKVSIDELGAKIKEGNLKALPVILKADVQGSLEAIKASLEKLKNDEIKVNIIHSGVGGITQSDIELASASENSIVLGFNIRPTGEIKERAKDKGVEIKTYNVIYNLLDDVKALLGGMMSPIISEEQLGQAEIRQVINVPKLGQIAGCMVTEGTINRGAKIRLIRDGVVVFEGNVSSLKRFKDDVREVAKGYECGVGIEGCNDMRVGDYIESYKEVEEQVSL; from the coding sequence ATGGCAGATGTAAAGATTAGCGAGATCGCTCAAGAGTTAGGATATACAAGTAAAGAAATTATAGAAAAAGCCAATGAAATGGGCTTAGAAGATATCAAATCCCCTAACAAAAAAGTATCTTCTGAAATCGCAGAAGCGATTTATCAATACGTTCAATCTGGTGAAATACTAGATGTGGTAAAAAAAGTAGCCAAACCTAAAAAAGAAAGCGCAGCAAAAAAAACTTCAACTAAAAAAGAAGAAAGCAAAAAAGAAGAGAAAAAAACTACTACTAAAAAAGAAAGCAAAAGCCTTGCTAAAGCAGTAAGTGAAAAAAAAGATGAAATAAAAAAAGAAGAAAAACAACCTGAAAATCCTATAAAAAATGAAGTATTAGAAGAAAAAAAAGAAGAAATTAAACTCGATGAAAAGCTAGGTTCTAATTTAAATTTGGCCAAAAGAAGAGGCTTGGTCATCGTTAAAAAGAAAAAAGAAGAAAGCAAAGAAACTCAAATCAACAAAGAGGAAAAAGTTAGTACACAAACTACTCAAGGTTTAAGCCTTAGTATGATTTTTTCAAATTCAGATGAGAATTTAAAAAGAAAGAAAAAAGAAAAGAAAAATCATCCTGTAGCAAGCAAAAAAGAAAGCACTACTAAAATGGATCTTTTAGGAGATAAAGACTTTGCTGATATTTCTTTAGAAGATGATGATATGGTAGTTTTACCTGATTTTAGTGTAAAAGAAAACAAACCAGCACAACCAGCAAACAAAAAACAACCAAATATCTTAAAGCAATCTTTAAATAATTCTATCAATCCATTTGGCGAGGGTGGTATACAAAGAAGAAGTCGTAAAAAGCCACCTAAAAAGGTAGAAAAAAAAGAAAGCGAAGCGATTACAAGTGTAAGCATATCTAAAGAAATTCGTGTGTATGAATTTGCTGAAAAACTTGGTAAAAACACCGGAGAAGTTATCTCTAAACTTTTCATGCTTGGCATGATGACGACTAAAAATGACTTTTTAGATGAGGATGCTATAGAAATTCTTGCAGCTGAATTTGGCGTGGAGATTAATATCATTGATGAAGCTGATGAATTTGATTATGTAAAAGATTATGATGAAAATCAAACAGAAGAAAATTTAAGCCAAAGAGCTCCGGTTATCACTATCATGGGGCATGTGGATCATGGTAAGACTTCTTTGCTTGATTATATAAGAAAATCACGCATTGCAAGTGGTGAAGCAGGTGGGATCACTCAGCATGTTGGTGCTTACATGGTGGAAAAAAATGGTAGAAAAATCACTTTTATCGATACTCCAGGCCATGAGGCATTTACTGCTATGCGTGCAAGGGGAGCTAGTATAACGGATATTGTTATTATTGTAGTAGCTGCAGATGATGGGGTAAAACCACAAACTAAAGAAGCGATTAATCATGCAAAAGCAGCTAATGTGCCTATCATCATTGCTATTAATAAAATGGATAAAGAAAACGCAAATCCCGACATGGTAAAAACCCAGCTAGCAGAAATGGATATCATGCCAGTAGAATGGGGTGGAAGCCATGAGTTTGTACCAGTTTCAGCTAAAAAGGGTGATGGTATAGAGGATTTACTTGAAATTGTATTATTACAAGCTGATATTTTAGAGCTTAAAGCAAATCCAAAAGCCCATGCTAAAGCAAGTATTATAGAATCTTCGGTTCAAAAAGGTAGAGGTCCTGTGGCTACTATCATCGTACAAAATGGTACTTTAAGAGTGGGAAATACAGTCGTAGCAGGGGAAGCTTATGGTAAAGTGCGTGCTATGAGTGATGATCAAGGCAAAGCTTTAAAAGAAATAGGTCCAGGTGAGTGCGGGGTGATCATAGGTCTTAGTGAAGTAGCTGATGCAGGAGAAACTCTAATAGCTGTAGATAGCGATAAACAAGCAAGAGAATACGCTAATAAACGCCATGAATACAACCGCCAAAAAGAACTAAGTAAATCTACTAAAGTAAGTATAGATGAGCTTGGTGCAAAAATCAAAGAAGGTAATTTAAAAGCCCTTCCTGTGATCTTAAAAGCAGATGTGCAAGGTTCACTTGAAGCGATTAAGGCGAGTTTAGAAAAACTCAAAAACGATGAGATTAAGGTTAATATCATCCATAGTGGGGTAGGTGGGATTACTCAAAGTGATATAGAGCTTGCAAGTGCTAGTGAAAACTCTATCGTTTTAGGTTTTAATATACGCCCAACTGGTGAGATCAAAGAACGCGCTAAAGATAAAGGCGTAGAGATAAAAACTTATAATGTTATTTATAATTTGCTTGATGATGTAAAAGCCTTACTAGGTGGTATGATGAGTCCTATCATCTCTGAAGAACAACTTGGTCAAGCTGAAATTCGCCAAGTGATCAATGTGCCAAAACTAGGACAAATCGCAGGTTGTATGGTAACAGAAGGCACGATCAATCGTGGTGCTAAAATCAGGCTCATTAGAGATGGGGTTGTGGTATTTGAAGGTAATGTAAGCTCGCTCAAACGCTTTAAAGATGATGTAAGAGAAGTTGCAAAAGGCTATGAATGCGGTGTGGGCATAGAAGGTTGTAATGATATGAGAGTGGGGGATTATATAGAAAGTTACAAAGAAGTTGAGGAACAAGTAAGTCTATGA
- the rbfA gene encoding 30S ribosome-binding factor RbfA: MNPAEIKKLRTESILKELIPEALANLDNEALKNLCVVDVECKKGRYDAFVYLDKMFFNTQEQEIILNQLKKAARALQNYCMSEQGWYRCPNFHFKFDDRLEYQNHMDALFEKIKKEQNES, from the coding sequence ATGAACCCAGCTGAAATCAAAAAGCTACGCACAGAAAGCATTTTAAAAGAACTTATACCAGAAGCTTTAGCAAATTTAGACAACGAAGCTTTAAAAAACTTGTGTGTGGTGGATGTGGAGTGTAAAAAAGGCAGATATGATGCTTTTGTGTATTTAGATAAAATGTTTTTTAATACCCAAGAGCAAGAAATCATACTCAATCAACTTAAAAAAGCCGCCCGTGCTTTGCAAAATTACTGCATGAGTGAGCAAGGGTGGTATAGGTGTCCGAATTTTCACTTTAAATTTGATGATAGATTAGAGTATCAAAACCACATGGATGCTTTATTTGAAAAAATCAAAAAGGAACAAAATGAATCTTGA
- the rimP gene encoding ribosome maturation factor RimP, which produces MNLEALCKEAGLSFYDDELVSENGRKIYRIYVQKEGGVNLDDCARLSEILSPIFDVEPPVSGEYFLEVSSCGLERKLSKIEHFAKSINELVKITTSEKEKIEAKIIAVDDENITLENLETQEKTTINFSDIRKAKTFIQW; this is translated from the coding sequence ATGAATCTTGAAGCACTTTGTAAAGAAGCAGGGCTTAGCTTTTATGATGATGAGCTAGTAAGTGAAAATGGTAGAAAGATTTATAGAATTTATGTGCAAAAAGAAGGTGGGGTAAATCTTGATGATTGTGCTAGACTTAGTGAGATTTTATCGCCTATTTTTGATGTAGAGCCACCTGTGAGTGGAGAATATTTTTTAGAAGTATCAAGCTGTGGGCTTGAGAGAAAACTTAGCAAAATCGAGCATTTTGCAAAAAGCATTAATGAGCTTGTAAAAATCACAACTAGTGAAAAAGAAAAAATCGAAGCAAAAATCATCGCCGTAGATGATGAAAATATCACTTTAGAAAATTTAGAAACTCAAGAAAAAACTACTATAAATTTTAGTGACATAAGAAAAGCTAAAACCTTCATACAATGGTAA
- a CDS encoding AAA family ATPase has product MNINLNEEQKKNIENKFLEFQRIWTLEKVKSMTLEEYTSIKKDNPDRNDFTFWIENKLDDIGSIWGGSSFKFGIYKRNSNDDKENLKGKTYNDNYAWLSKYGNNQDEAFNKIKQTIIDIIQASKNNNLETIENIDFGDATKWKIAFHYQNVENIKIVNIFSKNVLDLISLNEFKEKLKIYQIYEKLLENKNLSLIEMIENMAIPLWVEYGINIKKMKKLFCEYLSKRNIDTSSIKKYASAVENISNEFLKDNLYSCNLYNFDQNIEKLNKNNKFVLKNNNGNKMYSVALKHYRTFLYNFERQFLNNEIMDKELNMKNPPLNQILYGPPGTGKTYHTIDKALEILNENLENRDDKKVKFDEYVKNGQIVFTTFHQSYGYEEFVEGIKPHIDREENSKKIEYEIKDGIFKELCEKALDKKRKINNDISIDKNSKVWKISLGANASLRSECFEKNKICIGWSDIPKNKDERFLNLGSNDKNSIISFVEYMQIGDLVCVFNTSETIKGVGIITSDVKYNEDKKYQTYREVSWISQNDEINILDLNNDKILVQKTVYELYRINPNDLLAKISQPNNLEDVEDNTKKKFIIIIDEINRGNVSKIFGELITLIEPSKRIGEEEEIKVKLPYSGKDFGVPKNVYIIGTMNTADRSITSLDTALRRRFEFIEMMPDVEELEKSKYKDVNLKKLLEAINTRIEYLLDREKTIGHAFFIGVDSLEKLKNVFQNKIIPLLQEYFYNDYALIDVVLNKNGMLEKQDINSDYLKNMTDFIERDNGIYKFSNSKDWNKSTFIKIYENDK; this is encoded by the coding sequence ATGAATATTAATTTAAATGAAGAACAAAAGAAAAATATAGAGAATAAATTTTTAGAATTTCAAAGAATTTGGACTTTAGAAAAAGTTAAAAGTATGACTCTTGAAGAATATACTAGTATTAAAAAAGATAATCCAGATAGGAACGATTTTACTTTTTGGATAGAAAATAAACTTGATGATATAGGAAGTATTTGGGGCGGTTCTAGTTTTAAATTTGGTATATATAAAAGAAATTCTAATGATGATAAAGAAAATTTAAAAGGTAAAACTTACAATGATAATTATGCTTGGTTATCCAAATATGGAAATAATCAAGATGAAGCTTTTAATAAAATAAAACAAACAATTATAGATATAATACAAGCAAGTAAAAATAATAATTTAGAAACTATAGAAAATATAGATTTTGGAGATGCTACTAAATGGAAAATAGCTTTTCATTATCAAAATGTAGAAAATATAAAAATAGTTAATATTTTTTCTAAAAATGTTTTAGATTTAATATCTTTGAATGAATTTAAAGAAAAATTAAAAATATATCAAATTTATGAAAAATTATTAGAAAATAAAAATTTATCATTAATTGAAATGATAGAAAATATGGCTATTCCTTTATGGGTTGAGTATGGAATAAACATAAAAAAAATGAAAAAATTATTTTGTGAATATTTAAGTAAAAGAAATATAGATACTTCTAGCATAAAAAAATATGCTTCAGCTGTAGAAAATATATCTAATGAATTTTTGAAAGATAATTTATATAGTTGCAATTTATATAATTTTGATCAAAATATAGAAAAATTAAATAAAAATAATAAATTTGTATTAAAAAATAATAATGGAAATAAAATGTATTCTGTTGCTTTAAAGCATTATAGAACTTTTTTATACAATTTTGAAAGACAATTTTTAAATAATGAAATAATGGATAAGGAATTAAATATGAAAAATCCACCTTTAAATCAAATTCTTTATGGGCCTCCAGGAACGGGGAAAACTTATCACACTATAGATAAAGCTTTAGAGATTTTAAATGAAAATTTAGAAAATAGAGATGATAAAAAAGTAAAATTTGATGAGTACGTTAAAAACGGACAAATAGTTTTTACTACTTTTCATCAAAGCTATGGATATGAAGAATTCGTAGAAGGTATAAAGCCTCACATAGATAGAGAGGAAAATTCTAAGAAAATAGAATACGAAATAAAAGATGGAATTTTTAAAGAACTTTGTGAAAAAGCTTTGGATAAAAAAAGAAAAATTAACAATGATATATCTATCGATAAAAATTCAAAAGTTTGGAAAATTTCTTTAGGGGCCAATGCTTCATTAAGAAGTGAGTGTTTTGAAAAAAATAAAATTTGTATAGGTTGGAGTGATATTCCAAAGAACAAAGATGAACGTTTTTTAAATTTAGGTTCAAATGATAAAAATAGCATAATAAGTTTTGTAGAATACATGCAAATAGGGGATTTAGTATGTGTTTTTAATACTTCAGAAACTATAAAGGGTGTTGGAATTATTACAAGCGATGTTAAATATAATGAAGACAAAAAATATCAAACATATAGAGAAGTTAGTTGGATTTCTCAAAATGATGAAATAAACATTCTTGATTTGAATAATGATAAAATTTTAGTGCAAAAAACTGTTTATGAATTATATAGAATTAATCCTAATGATTTATTAGCAAAGATAAGCCAACCAAATAATCTTGAAGATGTAGAAGATAATACAAAAAAGAAATTTATAATCATCATAGATGAGATTAATCGTGGTAATGTAAGTAAGATTTTTGGTGAGCTTATAACCTTGATAGAGCCTAGCAAAAGGATAGGTGAAGAAGAGGAAATAAAAGTAAAATTACCTTATAGTGGTAAAGATTTTGGAGTGCCTAAAAATGTTTATATCATAGGCACTATGAATACGGCTGATAGAAGTATAACTTCACTTGATACAGCATTAAGAAGACGTTTTGAATTTATCGAGATGATGCCTGATGTTGAAGAGTTAGAAAAATCAAAATATAAAGATGTAAATTTAAAAAAATTATTAGAAGCTATAAATACTCGCATAGAATACTTACTAGATAGAGAAAAGACTATAGGACATGCATTTTTTATAGGCGTTGATAGTTTAGAGAAATTAAAAAACGTTTTTCAAAATAAAATCATCCCACTATTACAAGAGTATTTTTATAATGATTATGCATTGATTGACGTGGTTTTAAATAAAAATGGTATGTTAGAAAAACAAGATATAAATAGTGATTATTTGAAAAATATGACAGATTTTATAGAAAGAGATAATGGTATTTATAAATTTAGTAATAGCAAAGATTGGAATAAAAGCACTTTTATAAAAATATATGAAAATGATAAATAA
- a CDS encoding McrC family protein has translation MINNNTFSIIEYQDFSKEDLKEIFKEKAEIFYKELEDFAKNNESLLGFKSKNALKAKNYVGIIQTKSGVLEILPKCTNLDSYKEKKDKSLKVSKSKLNYAYTISNGNKLYTNFSYFQEYKIVKNIKIKKWYSIKEINFNPKNLLINMLKTLKNSPFKKSQISSLQIAKMPLFEVFITMFLDEFDSVYKKGLMRSYVSSEENRTFLKGKLLFNEHIKSNLIHKERFFTSSDEFVLDIAPNRLIKSTLNFLKSKTSLNKFKIIKAMQMLDEVEFSKNYEKDFSFKISRHFDYYENILSWCKIFLQNQSFAPYKGKKEAFALLFPMEKLFENYVAYMFKLANPNENIKTQSSGKYLISKNNEKCFMLKPDLYIENKMILDTKWKIPDDNEDEKKHSISQSDLYQMFAYANKYEIKEIYLIYPLCERSFDLREKLKTKDIKFLAQGFLKACDEHVKLKVFFAPLPF, from the coding sequence ATGATAAATAATAATACCTTTTCTATCATCGAATACCAAGATTTTTCTAAAGAAGATTTAAAAGAAATTTTTAAAGAAAAAGCTGAAATATTTTATAAAGAGCTAGAAGACTTCGCAAAAAACAATGAAAGTCTTCTAGGCTTTAAAAGTAAAAACGCCTTAAAAGCTAAAAATTATGTTGGTATTATACAGACTAAAAGCGGTGTTTTAGAAATCTTGCCAAAATGCACAAATTTGGATAGCTATAAAGAAAAAAAAGATAAATCTTTGAAAGTTTCAAAGAGCAAGTTAAATTATGCCTATACAATAAGCAATGGTAATAAATTATATACTAATTTTAGCTATTTTCAAGAATATAAAATTGTGAAAAACATTAAAATAAAGAAATGGTATAGTATAAAAGAGATAAATTTCAACCCCAAAAATCTTTTAATCAACATGCTAAAAACCTTAAAAAATTCTCCCTTTAAAAAGTCTCAAATTTCATCTTTACAAATTGCTAAAATGCCTTTGTTTGAAGTATTTATCACGATGTTTTTAGATGAATTTGATAGTGTGTATAAAAAAGGTTTGATGAGATCTTATGTAAGTAGCGAAGAAAACAGAACTTTTTTAAAAGGAAAATTACTTTTTAATGAGCATATAAAATCAAATTTAATACACAAAGAAAGATTTTTCACAAGTAGCGATGAGTTTGTTTTAGACATAGCTCCAAATCGCTTGATAAAATCAACGCTAAATTTTTTAAAATCCAAAACAAGCTTGAATAAATTTAAAATCATCAAAGCTATGCAAATGCTTGATGAGGTAGAGTTTTCTAAAAATTACGAAAAAGATTTTAGTTTTAAAATTTCAAGACATTTTGATTATTATGAAAATATACTTTCTTGGTGTAAGATATTTTTGCAAAATCAAAGTTTTGCTCCATATAAAGGTAAAAAAGAAGCTTTTGCTTTGCTTTTTCCTATGGAAAAACTTTTTGAAAACTATGTAGCTTATATGTTTAAACTTGCTAATCCTAATGAAAATATAAAAACTCAAAGCAGTGGAAAGTATTTAATCTCAAAAAATAATGAAAAGTGTTTTATGTTAAAGCCTGATTTATATATAGAAAATAAAATGATCTTAGATACCAAATGGAAAATTCCAGATGATAACGAAGATGAGAAAAAGCATAGCATATCGCAAAGTGATTTATATCAAATGTTTGCTTATGCAAATAAATACGAGATAAAGGAAATTTATCTTATTTATCCTCTATGCGAGAGAAGTTTTGACTTAAGAGAGAAGTTAAAAACTAAAGATATTAAGTTTTTAGCACAAGGTTTTTTAAAAGCTTGCGATGAACATGTAAAGCTTAAGGTATTTTTCGCACCTTTGCCTTTTTAG
- the ribD gene encoding bifunctional diaminohydroxyphosphoribosylaminopyrimidine deaminase/5-amino-6-(5-phosphoribosylamino)uracil reductase RibD, whose product MNHEFYMNLAIDEAWKYQLLSYPNPAVGCVILDKNGKILSIEAHKEAGKAHAELEAVSKALKALNPNLDLPQNANDLHEFICQNHQGLLKGASAYVSLEPCNHQGKTPPCAKLFSTLGFSEVFIATKDEHKLASGGAEFLKNQGIKVHMGICEQRAKELLKPFLKWQKSSFKFFKLALSLNGSVYGKIVSSKASRTYAHAIRSKLDLLVVGGETIRHDRPILDARLVQAKAPNLCILSRQNLESFDPNIPLFSVPKREIFTSIPSKAKFIMYEGGENFLKAFKDELDMLLIFSSSNLNTLENVKLDLKLKPLYKGFLENDTYGFYEIIKS is encoded by the coding sequence ATGAATCACGAATTTTATATGAATTTAGCCATAGATGAAGCTTGGAAATATCAGCTTTTAAGCTACCCAAATCCAGCCGTAGGTTGTGTGATCTTAGATAAAAATGGTAAAATTTTAAGCATAGAAGCACACAAAGAAGCGGGCAAGGCTCATGCAGAGCTTGAAGCAGTGAGTAAAGCCTTAAAAGCGCTTAATCCAAATTTAGATTTACCCCAAAATGCAAATGATTTGCATGAGTTTATTTGTCAAAATCATCAAGGTTTGCTAAAAGGCGCTAGTGCTTATGTGAGTTTAGAACCTTGCAATCATCAGGGTAAAACCCCACCTTGTGCGAAACTTTTTAGCACGCTTGGTTTTAGCGAAGTTTTTATCGCCACTAAAGATGAGCATAAGCTCGCAAGCGGTGGAGCAGAGTTTTTAAAAAATCAAGGCATAAAAGTTCACATGGGAATTTGCGAGCAAAGAGCCAAAGAGCTTTTAAAGCCTTTTTTAAAATGGCAAAAATCAAGTTTTAAATTTTTTAAACTAGCCCTTTCTTTAAATGGCTCTGTTTATGGTAAAATCGTAAGTTCTAAAGCAAGTAGAACCTATGCCCATGCAATACGCTCAAAGCTTGATTTGCTTGTAGTGGGCGGAGAAACTATAAGACATGATAGGCCTATTTTGGATGCAAGGTTAGTTCAAGCTAAAGCACCAAATTTATGCATATTAAGCCGTCAAAATTTAGAAAGTTTTGATCCAAACATTCCTTTATTTAGCGTACCTAAAAGAGAAATTTTTACAAGCATTCCTAGCAAAGCAAAGTTTATCATGTATGAGGGTGGGGAGAATTTTTTAAAAGCCTTTAAAGATGAGCTAGATATGCTTTTGATTTTTTCAAGTTCGAATTTAAACACCCTTGAAAATGTTAAGTTAGATTTAAAGCTAAAGCCTTTATATAAAGGCTTTTTAGAAAATGATACTTATGGATTTTATGAGATTATTAAATCTTAG
- the sppA gene encoding signal peptide peptidase SppA: MQIIKSFFKGIGKIISYINTYFKTFVFLFIVFLILTPSGDNTKLSNANLAQINLKGEISDASNLLEQIYKVKDDKAIKGVLLFIDSPGGAFAPSMEIALAIQDLKAKKPVVVYAGGTIASGSYLSAVGADMIIANPASFVGSIGVIMQGFEVSNLAQKLGINEQTIKAGSYKEAGTFMRKWSKDEKDFLQNLANQSYELFTQFVAKNRRLDLNQTNSWADAKVFLANEALKLKLIDKIGNYEQAKKELEKLAKVQNPIWQKEDAIDKFLKRLEEQSAGFFANTLARFFTQVSSQKIY, translated from the coding sequence ATGCAAATTATAAAATCATTTTTTAAAGGAATTGGAAAAATCATCTCTTATATCAACACTTATTTTAAAACCTTTGTGTTTTTGTTTATCGTGTTTTTGATCCTTACTCCAAGTGGGGATAATACTAAACTTTCTAATGCAAACTTAGCACAAATTAACCTTAAAGGCGAAATTAGCGATGCGAGCAATCTTTTAGAACAAATTTACAAAGTCAAAGATGATAAAGCTATAAAAGGGGTTTTGCTTTTTATAGATAGCCCTGGGGGAGCTTTTGCACCAAGCATGGAAATAGCTTTAGCTATACAAGATCTTAAAGCTAAAAAGCCTGTGGTAGTCTATGCAGGTGGAACTATAGCAAGCGGAAGCTACTTAAGTGCAGTGGGAGCTGATATGATCATCGCTAATCCTGCTAGCTTTGTAGGATCTATTGGGGTAATCATGCAAGGCTTTGAAGTAAGCAATCTTGCACAAAAACTTGGTATAAATGAGCAAACTATCAAAGCAGGAAGCTATAAAGAAGCAGGAACTTTCATGCGTAAATGGAGCAAAGATGAAAAAGACTTTTTACAAAATTTAGCTAATCAAAGCTATGAACTTTTCACGCAATTTGTCGCTAAAAATCGCAGATTAGACTTAAATCAAACAAACTCATGGGCTGATGCAAAAGTGTTTTTAGCTAATGAGGCTTTAAAATTAAAACTCATTGATAAAATAGGCAATTATGAGCAAGCCAAAAAAGAGCTAGAAAAACTAGCTAAAGTACAAAACCCTATCTGGCAAAAAGAAGATGCCATAGATAAGTTTTTAAAACGATTAGAAGAGCAAAGTGCTGGCTTTTTTGCTAACACTTTAGCACGATTTTTCACACAAGTAAGCTCACAAAAAATCTACTAA